Within Sorangiineae bacterium MSr11367, the genomic segment TCAGTCTGCGCTCGGTTCCGCACTTCCATCGACGTGGTCATGCGCTAAAGGTGGCGCGGATTGACGCGGGGCGGTAGGTTCCGTGGTGCCAGAGTTTTGTCAGTTCGGGCCAACCGCCATGTGGGAACCACGCGAAAAGCATAGTTTTCCAGCTGTCCACGCTCTGCACCTCGCCCAACTCGTGAAGCGGTGGCACGTCACCCCGGAGGAGCTCCTTTCCGGGCTCGACCTCGACACGGACTTTCTCTCCGAGCCCGACGCGCGCCTCTCCATCGCGATGATGGAGACGTTGGTCGAGCGCGCGCGCGTGCTCACCGGCGAGCCGGCCATCGGCTTCTTCTTGGGGTTGGAAATGCGCATCTCGGCCCACGGCTTTCTCGGCTTCGCCGCCATGAGCGCCTCGACGTTGCGCGACGCCATCGACCTTGCCGTGCAATTCGCCCCGACGCGCACGACGGCGGTATCGCTGCGCCTCTGCGTCGACGGTCGGGTGGGCTCGGTCATCGTGGACGAGCGCACGGACCTCGGGAAGGCGCGGGACGCCATTTTGATCTTCGTGCTGGTGGGGCTCTGGCAAGTCGCCAATGCCCTCACGGGCCGCGAGCTGACCGGCAATGCCGACTTTGCATTTGCGAAACCGGATTATCTCGTAAAAGCACCACACTTGATGTCCTTGGTTCGATTCGAGCAACCGTTGAATCAATTGGTCTTCGATACGGCCATTTTGGATTTGCCGTTGACGATGGCCGACCCTGCCGCATTGAAGCTGGCACGCGAGCAATTGGAGCGTGCACTCGATGCGCTGGGCACCGATGGCCGGATCGAGGCGCGGGTGCGAAACGTCATTTCGAAGAAGGAGGGCGGGTTTCGCTCGCTGGAGGAGGTCGCGTCCGAGCTGCGCTTTTCGCCGCGTACCTTGAAGCGAAAACTGGCCGCCCAAGGCGTCGCGTATTCTACGCTGCTCGAGGAGCAACAACGCGACAAGGCGCTGCTCTTGCTGCGTGCGTCGGACTCGTCGATCGAGAGCGTCGCGGAGCAACTGGGCTATTCCGATGTCGCCAACTTCACGCGCGCGT encodes:
- a CDS encoding AraC family transcriptional regulator codes for the protein MKRWHVTPEELLSGLDLDTDFLSEPDARLSIAMMETLVERARVLTGEPAIGFFLGLEMRISAHGFLGFAAMSASTLRDAIDLAVQFAPTRTTAVSLRLCVDGRVGSVIVDERTDLGKARDAILIFVLVGLWQVANALTGRELTGNADFAFAKPDYLVKAPHLMSLVRFEQPLNQLVFDTAILDLPLTMADPAALKLAREQLERALDALGTDGRIEARVRNVISKKEGGFRSLEEVASELRFSPRTLKRKLAAQGVAYSTLLEEQQRDKALLLLRASDSSIESVAEQLGYSDVANFTRAFRRWTGMTPAAYRRTTDSRG